GCACCGGGTCGCCGTCGTGGACGGCGCCCTCACCCGTGACCAGTTGGCCGGACTGAGCTGAGTCGAGCCCGACCCGGCCGGAGCGCGCCCGCACCGAGGAGGCGGGTGGTTCCGGCCGGGTCAGGTTCACGCCGCCGGTACGACGATGGACCGGCGGGAGCGGTCAGCGCTCGTACGCGGGGGAGCGCCCGGCCTCGACGGCACCCGCGGCTGCGCGCCGGTCGGCGGAGCCGGTGGCGGTTCGACGCCGGTCGACGGCGACCGCCGCGAGCGCCGGCAACCCGGGCAGCAGCGGCCAGAGCACCGGCCCCATCGACGCGGTCAGTCCCACCGCGACGAGCGCGAGCAGCAGCAGCCCGGTGCCGGCCGGGTCGGACCGGGTCCGGGCCACCGCCCGGGTGGCCGCGACCGGCCAGCCGGTCCCCGGCCGCCAGGCCACGCAGGCGCGCAGCGCCACCGTGACCAGCAACCCGGTGGCGAGCAGCAGCGCCGGCCCGACCACCCCGGCGCCGGGCAGGCCGGCACCGACCGCCACCGCGTCGAGCGTGAGCACGGCGGTCACCGCGACCGGCACCAGGTACGGCCACCAGCCGCTGCCCGCCGCCGCGCGCCAGGCCCGCAGGTAACCCGGTACGGTGACGCCGGTCCCGTCGTCGGCGCGTTGGCGCAGCACGGTGACCGCCGCCGTGACCGACACGTAGGCGGTCACCAGTGGCAGCGCCGTGACCAGCGTGAGTACGCCGGTTACCAGCACCTCGGAGAGCCAGGCGAGTCCGGCGGCGAACCCGCCACCGGTGGAGGGTCGGCGGCCGGTGCCGTCCGCGGGGTCCGACGATCCGGTGCCGCCCGCTTTCTCGTCCATGGCGGTCATCGGTTCAGCCCTTCAACCCGGAGGTGGCGATCCCCTCGACCAGGTAACGCTGGAAGGCCAGGAAGAAGAGGACGACCGGCACGATGCTCAGCACCGACATGGCGAACATCGGGCCGAACGCCGACTCGCTGGTCTGGTCGATGAAGAGCCGCAACGCCAGCGGCAGTGTGTACGTCTCCGGATCGTTCAGGTAGACCAGTTGGCTGAAGAAGTCGTTCCAGGTCCAGATGAACGTGAAGATCGTCGTGGTGACCAGGGCCGGCTTCAGCAGCGGCAGGATGACGTACCGGAAGGTCAGCACCGGTCCGCAACCGTCGATCTCGGCGGCGTCGTCCAGTTCCCGGGGCAGCCCCCGGATGAACTGCACCATCAGGAAGATGAAGAACGCGTCGGTGGCGAGCAGCTTCGGCAGGATCAGCGGGACGAAGGTGCCGACCAGGTCGAGCTTCTGGAAGATCGTGTACTGCGGGATCAGCACCACGTGGTACGGCAGCATGATGGTGAGCAGGGTGAACGCGAACAGCGGCCCGCGCAGCCTGAACCGCAGCCGGGCGAAGGCGTACGCGGCCAGCGAGCAGGAGATCAGGTTTCCCAGCACCGCGCCGACCGCGACGATCACCGAGTTGCCGAAGAACCGCCACACGCTGAT
The Micromonospora pisi DNA segment above includes these coding regions:
- a CDS encoding carbohydrate ABC transporter permease: MTTHTATVSTGRRLRGLGWHVLIIAMLLLLLYPIAWLLTASVKPTDEILSSLDLLPTRFVPENYSTALDGVAGISVWRFFGNSVIVAVGAVLGNLISCSLAAYAFARLRFRLRGPLFAFTLLTIMLPYHVVLIPQYTIFQKLDLVGTFVPLILPKLLATDAFFIFLMVQFIRGLPRELDDAAEIDGCGPVLTFRYVILPLLKPALVTTTIFTFIWTWNDFFSQLVYLNDPETYTLPLALRLFIDQTSESAFGPMFAMSVLSIVPVVLFFLAFQRYLVEGIATSGLKG